A stretch of Mesorhizobium sp. M2A.F.Ca.ET.046.03.2.1 DNA encodes these proteins:
- the mtnK gene encoding S-methyl-5-thioribose kinase, producing the protein MTGKFEALSVETLPKRLGETAALTERIGKDASHWKVREVGDGNLNLVFIVEGDQGAAVVKQALPYVRLVGDSWPLPLKRSFFEYHALTRQERRAPGSVPAIYHFDETQALIVMEYLAPPHVILRRALIDGRELPNIARDIGLFMARTLFRGSDLSMATKERKADLALFADNVELCDITENLVFSDPYFDAKMNRHTSPQLDGLVAELRADRDLKVEAQRLKHLFAANAETLLHGDLHSGSIMVTDTETRMIDPEFAFYGPIAFDVGMLLANFWIAFFSQRGHEEKGSRDSMRAYLLGVTAETWATFRAEFSHLWRSERTGMLYQKSLFEDQGDRLGAEQALDHMLHSIWTDLLGFAGIEVHRRILGLAHNADFETIADQDLRATCEAKALRFGRHIAVNRRRIHSIDEVNNLAALIEQENRI; encoded by the coding sequence ATGACCGGGAAGTTCGAAGCATTGTCGGTGGAGACGCTGCCGAAGCGCCTTGGCGAGACCGCGGCGCTGACCGAGCGCATCGGCAAGGACGCCAGCCACTGGAAAGTACGCGAGGTCGGTGACGGCAATCTGAACCTCGTCTTCATCGTCGAGGGCGACCAAGGTGCGGCGGTGGTGAAGCAGGCGCTGCCCTATGTGCGGCTGGTCGGCGACAGCTGGCCGTTGCCCTTGAAGCGCTCGTTCTTCGAATATCATGCGCTGACCAGGCAGGAGCGCCGGGCGCCCGGCTCGGTGCCGGCGATCTACCATTTTGACGAGACCCAGGCGCTGATCGTGATGGAATATCTGGCGCCGCCGCACGTCATCCTCAGGCGCGCTCTGATCGACGGCCGCGAACTGCCGAACATCGCGCGTGACATCGGCCTGTTCATGGCCCGCACGCTGTTCCGCGGCTCGGATCTGTCGATGGCCACGAAAGAGCGCAAGGCCGATCTGGCGCTGTTCGCCGACAATGTCGAGCTCTGCGACATCACCGAGAATCTGGTGTTTTCCGATCCCTATTTCGATGCCAAGATGAACCGGCATACGTCGCCGCAGCTCGACGGCCTGGTTGCCGAATTGCGCGCCGACCGCGACCTCAAGGTCGAGGCGCAGCGGCTGAAGCATCTCTTCGCCGCCAATGCCGAAACGCTGCTGCATGGCGACCTGCATTCGGGCTCGATCATGGTGACGGACACAGAGACCCGGATGATCGATCCGGAGTTCGCCTTCTACGGCCCGATCGCCTTCGATGTCGGCATGCTGCTTGCCAATTTCTGGATCGCCTTCTTCTCGCAGCGCGGACACGAGGAAAAAGGCAGCAGGGACTCGATGCGCGCCTATCTGCTCGGCGTCACCGCCGAGACCTGGGCAACCTTCCGCGCCGAGTTCTCGCATCTGTGGCGCAGCGAGCGCACCGGCATGCTCTACCAGAAAAGCCTGTTCGAGGATCAGGGCGACAGGCTGGGCGCCGAGCAGGCGCTCGACCACATGCTGCATTCCATCTGGACCGACCTGCTCGGCTTTGCCGGCATCGAGGTGCACCGGCGCATCCTTGGGCTGGCCCACAATGCCGATTTCGAAACCATTGCCGATCAAGACCTGCGCGCCACATGTGAGGCCAAGGCTTTGCGCTTCGGCCGCCACATTGCCGTCAACCGGCGCCGGATCCACAGCATCGACGAGGTCAACAATCTGGCCGCGCTGATCGAACAGGAGAACAGAATTTGA
- the mtnA gene encoding S-methyl-5-thioribose-1-phosphate isomerase, which produces MNVGERHYRTIWLSDDKRSVEIIDQRWLPHEFRIESIGTVAGIATAIRDMWVRGAPLIGVTAAYGVAIQMMDDPSDEALDTVWETLNKTRPTAINLRWALDEMRRHLKHLAPGERAEAAYKRAAEIADEDVGLNRAIGENGLAIIKEIAAKKKPGETVNILTHCNAGWLATVDYGTATAPIYLATEAGIPVHVYVDETRPRNQGAQLTAWEMAGHGVPHTLIVDNAGGHLMQHGDIDMVIVGTDRTTANGDVCNKIGTYLKALAAADNEVPFYVALPSPTIDWTVADGLKEIPIEERSGDEVSLVWGKTADGKVAQVRVSPDATPAANPAFDVTPARLVTGLITERGVAKASREGLKAMFPERGD; this is translated from the coding sequence TTGAACGTCGGCGAACGCCACTACCGCACCATCTGGCTCAGCGACGACAAGCGCTCGGTCGAGATCATCGACCAGCGCTGGCTGCCGCATGAATTCCGCATCGAGTCGATCGGAACCGTCGCCGGCATCGCCACTGCCATCCGCGACATGTGGGTGCGCGGCGCGCCGCTGATCGGCGTCACCGCGGCTTACGGCGTCGCCATCCAGATGATGGACGACCCGTCGGACGAAGCGCTCGATACGGTGTGGGAAACGCTCAACAAGACGCGGCCGACGGCGATCAACCTGCGCTGGGCGCTGGACGAGATGCGCCGGCACCTCAAGCACCTCGCGCCAGGGGAGCGTGCCGAAGCGGCCTACAAGCGGGCCGCCGAGATCGCCGACGAGGATGTGGGCTTAAACCGCGCCATTGGCGAGAACGGGCTTGCCATCATCAAGGAGATCGCGGCGAAGAAGAAGCCGGGCGAGACCGTCAACATCCTCACCCACTGCAATGCCGGCTGGCTGGCGACGGTCGACTACGGCACGGCCACCGCGCCGATCTATCTGGCGACCGAGGCCGGCATTCCTGTCCATGTCTATGTCGACGAGACCAGGCCGCGCAACCAAGGCGCCCAGCTGACCGCCTGGGAGATGGCCGGCCACGGCGTGCCGCACACGCTGATCGTCGACAATGCCGGCGGCCATCTGATGCAGCATGGCGACATCGACATGGTGATCGTCGGCACCGACCGCACCACCGCCAATGGCGACGTCTGCAACAAGATCGGCACCTATCTCAAGGCGCTGGCCGCGGCCGACAATGAGGTGCCCTTCTACGTCGCGCTCCCCTCGCCCACCATCGACTGGACGGTGGCCGACGGGCTGAAGGAAATCCCCATCGAGGAACGCTCCGGCGACGAGGTCTCGCTGGTCTGGGGGAAGACGGCTGACGGCAAGGTCGCGCAGGTGCGCGTCTCGCCCGATGCGACGCCGGCGGCAAACCCGGCATTCGACGTGACGCCGGCAAGGTTGGTGACGGGGCTAATCACCGAGCGCGGCGTGGCCAAGGCCTCGCGAGAGGGGCTGAAGGCGATGTTTCCGGAGCGGGGTGATTAG
- a CDS encoding 6,7-dimethyl-8-ribityllumazine synthase yields the protein MNQHFPKDQTTLRVAVIRARWHADIVDQCAAAFEAELAALGGFAVEVFDVPGAYEIPLHAKTLAETGRYAAILGAAFVVNGGIYRHDFVASAVIDGMMNVQLATGVPVLSAVLTPHNYHDSAEHYRFFHEHFTVKGKEAAKACVEILAARARIAA from the coding sequence ATGAATCAGCATTTCCCTAAAGACCAAACTACCCTTCGCGTCGCCGTCATTCGGGCGCGCTGGCATGCCGATATCGTCGACCAATGCGCAGCGGCGTTCGAGGCCGAGCTTGCAGCGCTCGGCGGCTTTGCCGTCGAGGTCTTCGACGTGCCCGGAGCCTATGAAATTCCGCTGCACGCCAAGACGCTTGCCGAGACCGGCCGCTATGCCGCGATCCTCGGCGCCGCCTTCGTTGTCAATGGCGGCATCTACCGGCATGACTTCGTGGCGAGCGCCGTCATTGACGGGATGATGAATGTGCAGCTTGCGACCGGCGTGCCGGTGCTGTCGGCGGTGCTGACGCCGCACAACTACCATGACAGCGCCGAGCATTACCGCTTCTTCCACGAGCATTTCACCGTGAAGGGCAAGGAGGCGGCGAAGGCCTGCGTCGAGATCCTCGCCGCGCGTGCCAGAATCGCGGCCTGA
- the fba gene encoding class II fructose-bisphosphate aldolase (catalyzes the reversible aldol condensation of dihydroxyacetonephosphate and glyceraldehyde 3-phosphate in the Calvin cycle, glycolysis, and/or gluconeogenesis), giving the protein MARITLRQLLDHAAEHGYGVPAFNMNNMEQGLAIMEAAEETKSPVILQASRGARAYANDVVLAKLIDALVEIHPDIPVCMHLDHGNNEATCVTAIQYGFTSVMMDGSLKEDGKSPADYAYNSGITRRVVDMAHWGGVSVEGEIGVLGSLESGGGEQEDGHGVEGAISHDQLLTDPVQAEQFVRDTHVDALAVAMGTSHGAYKFSRKPDGAVLAMNVIEEIHRRLPNMHLVMHGSSSVPEELQEIINKYGGQMKPTWGVPVEEIQRGIKHGVRKINIDTDNRMALTGAIRKVLTENPSEFDPRKYLTPAMAAMKKLCKERFEQFGTAGNAPKIKPIPLAEMAKHYKSGSLDPKFG; this is encoded by the coding sequence TTGGCTCGCATCACACTGAGACAATTGCTCGACCATGCCGCCGAACATGGCTATGGCGTGCCTGCCTTCAACATGAACAACATGGAACAAGGCCTCGCCATCATGGAGGCGGCCGAGGAGACCAAGTCGCCAGTCATCCTGCAGGCCAGCCGCGGCGCGCGCGCCTACGCCAATGACGTGGTGCTGGCCAAGCTGATCGACGCGCTGGTCGAGATCCATCCCGATATCCCGGTCTGCATGCATCTCGACCACGGCAACAACGAAGCGACCTGCGTCACCGCGATCCAGTATGGCTTCACCTCGGTGATGATGGACGGCTCGCTTAAGGAGGACGGCAAGTCTCCGGCCGATTACGCTTATAATTCCGGCATCACCCGCCGCGTCGTCGACATGGCTCATTGGGGCGGCGTGTCGGTGGAGGGCGAGATCGGCGTGCTTGGCTCCCTTGAGAGCGGCGGCGGCGAGCAGGAGGACGGCCATGGCGTCGAAGGCGCGATCAGCCACGACCAGCTCTTGACCGACCCGGTGCAGGCCGAGCAGTTCGTGCGGGATACGCATGTCGATGCGCTGGCGGTGGCCATGGGCACCAGCCACGGCGCCTATAAATTCTCGCGCAAGCCGGACGGCGCGGTGCTGGCGATGAATGTGATCGAGGAGATCCATCGCCGCCTGCCCAACATGCATCTGGTCATGCATGGCTCGTCGTCGGTGCCGGAAGAGTTGCAGGAGATCATCAACAAATATGGCGGCCAGATGAAGCCGACCTGGGGCGTGCCGGTGGAGGAGATCCAGCGCGGCATCAAGCATGGCGTGCGCAAGATCAACATCGACACCGACAACCGCATGGCGCTGACCGGCGCGATCCGCAAGGTGCTGACCGAGAACCCGTCGGAGTTCGATCCGCGCAAATATCTGACGCCGGCGATGGCTGCCATGAAGAAGCTCTGCAAGGAGCGCTTCGAGCAGTTCGGCACCGCCGGCAACGCGCCGAAGATCAAGCCGATTCCGCTGGCGGAGATGGCCAAGCACTACAAGTCGGGCAGCCTCGACCCGAAATTCGGCTAA
- a CDS encoding VWA domain-containing protein, with protein MADETTGRDLEAATDNRERRWRLAIGADDETSSALSAEDRKLSAALDALYGDGSGDTAGDPRKRRGGLGRSAPRVAQWMGDIRSFFPEQVVQVVQKDAFERLNLKQMLMEPEFLKAIEADVNLVADLVSLRSAMPDKTKDIARSIISDIVAKLMQRLEQKTAEAIRGALDKSRRTNRPRQRDIDWPRTITANLRHYQPDHKTVVPEKLVGFMRRQRRLVDLDEVTLCVDQSGSMASSVIYASIFAAVMASLPVVRTKLVCFDTAIVDLTEELSDPVEVLFGVQLGGGTDINQAVAYCAERIERPTKAHFVLITDLYEGGNGKELLQRLAALVRSGVNVVVLLALTNQGRPGYDPSMAGSVAAIGIPVFACTPDHFPDMMAAALRREDIGAWAAGADIKLVRADAETPNAAE; from the coding sequence ATGGCTGACGAAACGACCGGGCGGGATCTCGAAGCGGCAACGGACAATCGCGAGCGTCGCTGGCGGCTGGCGATCGGGGCCGACGACGAGACATCGTCGGCGCTGTCGGCCGAGGACCGAAAACTGTCGGCGGCGCTCGATGCGCTTTATGGCGACGGCAGCGGCGACACCGCCGGCGATCCGCGCAAGCGGCGCGGCGGGCTCGGCCGCTCGGCACCCCGCGTCGCGCAATGGATGGGCGACATCCGCTCCTTCTTCCCCGAGCAGGTCGTCCAGGTCGTGCAGAAGGACGCCTTCGAGCGGCTGAACCTGAAGCAGATGCTGATGGAGCCCGAGTTCCTCAAGGCGATCGAGGCCGACGTCAATCTCGTCGCCGACCTCGTCTCGCTGCGCTCGGCGATGCCGGACAAGACCAAGGACATCGCCAGGTCGATCATTTCCGACATCGTCGCCAAGCTGATGCAGCGCCTGGAGCAGAAGACCGCGGAGGCGATCCGCGGCGCGCTCGATAAGTCGCGGCGCACCAACCGGCCGCGCCAGCGCGATATCGACTGGCCGCGCACGATCACGGCGAACCTTCGCCACTACCAGCCGGACCATAAGACCGTGGTTCCGGAAAAGCTGGTCGGCTTCATGCGTCGTCAGCGCCGATTGGTCGACCTCGACGAGGTGACGCTCTGCGTCGACCAGTCCGGCTCGATGGCAAGCTCGGTCATCTATGCCTCGATCTTCGCCGCCGTGATGGCCTCGCTGCCGGTGGTGCGGACGAAACTCGTCTGCTTCGACACGGCGATCGTCGATCTGACCGAAGAACTCAGCGATCCGGTCGAGGTGCTGTTCGGCGTCCAGCTCGGCGGCGGCACCGACATCAACCAGGCGGTCGCCTATTGCGCCGAGCGCATCGAACGGCCGACCAAGGCGCATTTCGTCCTGATCACCGATCTCTACGAGGGCGGCAACGGCAAGGAGCTCCTGCAAAGGCTGGCAGCACTTGTCCGGTCGGGCGTCAACGTCGTCGTGCTCTTGGCGCTCACCAATCAGGGCCGTCCCGGCTACGATCCGTCGATGGCCGGGTCGGTCGCCGCGATCGGCATCCCGGTCTTCGCCTGTACGCCCGACCATTTCCCCGACATGATGGCGGCGGCGCTGCGTCGCGAGGATATCGGCGCCTGGGCGGCGGGCGCGGACATCAAGCTCGTCCGTGCCGACGCGGAGACGCCGAACGCCGCCGAATAG
- a CDS encoding DUF5682 family protein, which produces MTQGGISYFGIRHHGPGSAGSLVKALQELQPVAVLIEGPVDASPLLPLLASPDMKPPVALLCYPEDDPAATSFWPFAEFSPEYQAALWAVANKAALRFIDLPSAARLAEKAAEAAADTEAAEAEAKDEQGEEPTRVQDPIGTLARAAGYEDGESWWSDIIEQNPEPGPIFAAIADAMTTLRDGEGSIGRLEAMREAHMRLEIAAARKEFDGPMAVVCGAWHVPALQAGHTQKSDQALLKGIGRRKTTMTYAPWTGPRLALGYGYGAGVVAPGWCKHLWQTRGQDDASVLWLARIASVLRAKGHMISTASLIEAERLARALAAIRERPKPGFEELRDASVSALFNGEALLWKMVEAELLLGADVGEIPPDTPLAPLIDDLQRNQKAARLKPEALERELSVDLRSESGLFRSTLLHRLNVLGVDWGRLTDVGRSRGTFRERWMLAWQPEYAVRLVENLVYGPTIEKAANGRLIQMIGAAATLDALATLVQSAITAALSEASAAGLAALEEKAAHSSECLELLASVPPLADIIRYGEARKTESERLAGLLERLIIEGSIALPYAARDLDAQAAAALMRALRKADEAIKLVEPDEHVLEAWRNGLAAVLDSSRSTALVAGCAAHLLYDAGRLSADETADLLARRLSPGTPVIDAAAFFEGFFSGAGQRLIYDEGLRGAVDAWLASLDEEAFVAHLPLLRRVFSNLDSMERRRLIEAVLGKRASLPAGLIPAPDSGAAWNRHFGLLAKLLAGEANHG; this is translated from the coding sequence ATGACCCAAGGCGGCATCAGCTATTTCGGCATCCGCCACCACGGCCCGGGCTCCGCCGGGAGCTTGGTCAAGGCGTTGCAGGAATTGCAGCCGGTCGCCGTGCTGATTGAGGGGCCGGTGGATGCCTCGCCGCTGCTGCCGCTGCTCGCCAGCCCCGACATGAAGCCGCCGGTGGCGCTGCTCTGCTATCCGGAGGATGATCCCGCCGCGACCAGCTTCTGGCCTTTCGCTGAATTCTCGCCGGAATACCAGGCAGCACTTTGGGCCGTCGCCAACAAGGCGGCGCTGCGCTTCATCGACCTGCCGTCGGCCGCGCGGCTTGCGGAGAAGGCGGCTGAAGCGGCAGCGGACACCGAAGCAGCCGAGGCGGAGGCCAAGGACGAGCAGGGCGAAGAACCCACGCGCGTCCAGGATCCGATTGGCACCCTGGCGCGTGCCGCCGGCTACGAGGACGGCGAGAGCTGGTGGTCGGACATCATCGAGCAGAATCCCGAGCCCGGCCCGATCTTCGCGGCCATCGCCGACGCGATGACGACGCTGCGCGACGGCGAGGGTTCGATCGGCAGGTTAGAGGCTATGCGCGAGGCACATATGCGCCTCGAGATCGCCGCAGCGCGGAAGGAATTCGACGGCCCCATGGCCGTGGTTTGCGGCGCCTGGCATGTGCCGGCCCTTCAAGCAGGGCATACGCAGAAGAGCGACCAGGCGCTGCTCAAGGGCATCGGCCGGCGCAAGACCACGATGACCTATGCGCCGTGGACCGGACCGCGCCTGGCGCTGGGCTATGGTTATGGCGCCGGCGTCGTAGCGCCGGGCTGGTGCAAGCATCTGTGGCAGACACGTGGGCAGGACGACGCCTCGGTCCTGTGGTTGGCGCGGATCGCCTCGGTGCTGCGGGCGAAGGGCCACATGATCTCCACCGCATCGCTGATCGAGGCGGAGCGCCTGGCGCGCGCGCTTGCCGCCATCCGCGAACGGCCGAAGCCGGGCTTCGAGGAGCTTCGCGATGCCTCGGTCTCGGCGCTCTTCAACGGCGAGGCCCTGCTGTGGAAGATGGTCGAGGCCGAGCTGCTGCTCGGCGCCGATGTCGGCGAGATCCCGCCCGACACGCCGCTCGCGCCGCTGATCGACGATCTGCAGCGCAACCAGAAGGCTGCAAGGCTGAAGCCAGAGGCACTGGAGCGGGAACTTTCCGTCGACCTGCGCAGCGAGAGCGGTCTCTTCCGCTCGACATTGCTGCACCGGCTGAACGTGCTTGGCGTCGACTGGGGCAGGCTGACCGATGTCGGCCGCAGCCGCGGCACGTTTCGCGAGCGTTGGATGCTCGCCTGGCAGCCGGAATATGCCGTCCGCCTTGTCGAGAACCTGGTCTACGGCCCGACCATCGAGAAGGCCGCCAATGGCAGGCTCATCCAGATGATCGGCGCCGCCGCGACGCTCGATGCTTTGGCTACGCTGGTGCAGAGTGCGATCACCGCCGCCCTGAGCGAGGCGTCCGCCGCCGGTCTTGCAGCGCTCGAGGAAAAGGCGGCGCACAGCAGCGAGTGCCTGGAGTTGTTGGCCTCGGTGCCGCCGCTTGCCGACATCATCCGCTACGGCGAAGCGCGCAAGACCGAGAGCGAGCGACTCGCCGGCCTGCTGGAGCGGCTGATCATCGAAGGCTCCATCGCGCTGCCTTACGCGGCGCGCGATCTCGACGCGCAGGCCGCGGCCGCGCTGATGCGAGCGCTGCGCAAGGCCGATGAGGCGATCAAGCTGGTCGAGCCGGACGAGCATGTCCTCGAAGCCTGGCGCAACGGGCTGGCGGCCGTGCTGGATTCGTCACGCTCCACGGCGCTGGTTGCCGGCTGCGCCGCGCATCTGCTCTACGACGCTGGGCGGCTCTCAGCCGACGAGACCGCCGATCTCCTGGCAAGGCGCCTGTCGCCAGGAACGCCCGTGATTGATGCCGCCGCCTTCTTCGAAGGTTTCTTCAGCGGCGCCGGCCAGCGGCTGATCTATGACGAGGGCCTGCGCGGCGCCGTCGATGCCTGGCTGGCCTCGCTCGACGAGGAGGCTTTCGTGGCGCATCTTCCGCTGCTGCGCCGCGTCTTCTCCAATCTCGACAGCATGGAGCGTCGTCGCCTCATCGAGGCCGTGCTTGGCAAGAGAGCGAGCCTGCCGGCCGGGCTGATCCCGGCGCCGGATAGTGGCGCGGCATGGAACAGGCATTTTGGCCTTCTCGCAAAGCTGCTGGCAGGGGAGGCCAATCATGGCTGA
- a CDS encoding AAA family ATPase, giving the protein MNAAIRLPAEQVYAAELQALARGDDRQKPAGWSLSPKAVLTYLMGGKASDGTVISPKYVGRRQLMETAVATLATDRALLLLGVPGTAKSWVSEHLAGAIMGNSTLVVQCTAGTDENQIRYGWNYAQLLAKGPSQEALVPTPLYRAMQDGKLCRLEELTRMGSDVQDTLITVLSEKMMPVPELNTSIYAQRGFNIIATANNRDKGVNEFSSALKRRFNVVVLPLPDDMAEEVSIVSRRVGEMAGGLELPVPKNVGEEIARVLTIFRELRSGATADGKVTLKTPSGSLSTAEAIATMVSGLSQAAWFDDGKLHAEGLAPSLVGAIVKDPVQDKVVLEEYLETVLKKRPDYAGYYAALNAAI; this is encoded by the coding sequence ATGAACGCAGCCATCCGCCTTCCGGCCGAACAGGTCTACGCCGCCGAACTGCAGGCGCTGGCGCGCGGCGACGACCGGCAAAAGCCTGCCGGCTGGAGCCTGTCGCCGAAAGCCGTGCTCACCTATCTGATGGGCGGCAAGGCGAGCGACGGCACGGTGATTTCGCCGAAATATGTCGGCCGCCGGCAATTGATGGAAACGGCGGTCGCCACGCTCGCGACCGACCGCGCGCTGCTTCTGCTCGGCGTTCCCGGAACGGCAAAATCCTGGGTCTCGGAACATCTCGCCGGCGCCATCATGGGCAACTCGACGCTGGTCGTGCAATGCACTGCCGGCACCGACGAGAACCAGATCCGCTATGGCTGGAACTATGCCCAGCTCCTGGCAAAAGGGCCGAGCCAGGAAGCGCTGGTGCCGACGCCGCTCTATCGCGCCATGCAGGACGGCAAGCTCTGCCGGCTGGAAGAGCTGACGCGCATGGGCTCCGACGTGCAGGACACGCTGATCACCGTGCTGTCGGAAAAGATGATGCCGGTGCCGGAGCTGAACACCTCGATCTATGCCCAGCGTGGCTTCAACATCATCGCCACCGCCAACAACCGCGACAAAGGCGTCAACGAGTTCTCCTCGGCGCTGAAGCGCCGCTTCAACGTCGTGGTGTTGCCTTTGCCGGACGATATGGCGGAGGAAGTCTCGATCGTCTCCCGTCGCGTCGGCGAGATGGCCGGCGGGCTGGAGCTGCCGGTGCCGAAGAATGTCGGCGAGGAGATTGCGCGAGTGCTCACCATTTTCCGCGAGCTGCGCTCGGGCGCAACCGCCGACGGCAAGGTGACGCTGAAGACGCCGTCGGGCTCGCTCTCCACCGCCGAGGCGATCGCCACCATGGTCAGCGGGCTCAGCCAGGCGGCATGGTTCGATGACGGCAAGCTGCATGCCGAAGGCCTGGCGCCGAGCCTGGTCGGCGCCATCGTCAAGGACCCGGTGCAGGACAAGGTGGTGCTGGAGGAATATCTGGAGACGGTGCTGAAGAAGCGGCCGGACTATGCCGGCTATTATGCGGCGCTCAACGCGGCCATCTGA
- a CDS encoding DUF5691 domain-containing protein: MNELDQAGLARLRDGWISGGAMFEFAPVEWKEVATAFSPDEQERRLLAIAGQALDVALRPAAPKSLKRRPPLPVLALPMLPERLRPLLRAALKYAADARLKTRVATLVASRGFVTHPMDWMPAASDQNGPEVYAPWVDWQAGADGEKQLRREHLTAETWDDFYPAARRSALIDLRRSAPALARALIETKGASEPAEVRLALIELMRFGLGADDVPFLKSLSADRSGKVREMAGRLLARLGERSITEGQTEDPAIELSAFIEEGKSGFIRRRSTYAPIKPKSQAQQARRADLFATCYFGDLVGHFGKTESDFIGAWQFGVDDGADLFLVRMVAASGGDAAVASLADLLAAAGGRLAILGLQLTARLDSGRKRVLIRQILNDAQNLAALNMVEGAEAGWLEWGDLAKGKTLSALRSAVSGDNDVVKRNAEQYLEAIGFLASPATAEKLISEVVAAGLPPASPSLSLLRLNAALGGNPTR; encoded by the coding sequence ATGAACGAACTCGACCAAGCAGGGCTGGCGCGGTTGCGCGACGGCTGGATTTCCGGCGGCGCCATGTTCGAATTCGCCCCGGTCGAGTGGAAAGAGGTAGCCACCGCTTTCAGCCCGGACGAGCAGGAGCGGCGGCTGTTGGCCATCGCCGGGCAGGCACTGGATGTCGCGCTCCGCCCCGCGGCGCCGAAGAGCTTGAAGCGGCGCCCGCCGCTGCCGGTGCTGGCCTTGCCGATGCTGCCTGAACGCCTGCGGCCGTTGCTGCGTGCCGCATTGAAATATGCGGCCGATGCAAGGCTCAAGACCCGCGTGGCCACGCTCGTCGCCAGCCGTGGCTTCGTCACCCATCCGATGGACTGGATGCCGGCTGCGTCGGATCAGAATGGTCCGGAGGTCTACGCTCCCTGGGTCGACTGGCAGGCGGGCGCGGATGGCGAAAAACAGCTCCGCCGCGAGCATCTGACGGCGGAAACCTGGGATGATTTCTATCCCGCCGCGCGCCGTAGCGCACTGATCGATTTGCGGCGCTCCGCACCCGCCTTGGCGCGGGCCCTTATCGAGACCAAGGGAGCGAGCGAGCCCGCCGAGGTCAGGCTTGCGCTCATCGAACTCATGCGCTTCGGCCTTGGTGCCGATGATGTGCCATTTCTGAAGAGCCTGTCCGCCGATCGCTCAGGAAAGGTGCGCGAAATGGCCGGCCGACTCCTGGCAAGACTGGGAGAACGTAGCATCACTGAAGGCCAAACCGAAGATCCGGCGATCGAGCTATCCGCTTTCATCGAGGAAGGCAAATCCGGTTTCATCCGCCGCCGCTCCACCTACGCGCCGATAAAACCCAAGTCACAGGCGCAGCAAGCACGTCGCGCCGACTTGTTCGCCACCTGTTACTTCGGCGATCTCGTCGGCCACTTCGGCAAGACGGAGAGCGATTTCATCGGCGCATGGCAGTTTGGTGTCGATGACGGCGCCGATCTCTTTCTGGTTCGAATGGTCGCGGCGTCCGGCGGCGACGCGGCGGTGGCCTCTCTGGCGGATCTGCTTGCCGCAGCCGGCGGCAGGCTGGCGATTCTCGGCCTCCAACTCACGGCGCGTTTGGACAGCGGCAGGAAGCGTGTCCTGATTAGGCAGATCCTGAACGACGCGCAAAATCTGGCCGCGCTCAACATGGTCGAAGGCGCTGAGGCAGGCTGGCTGGAGTGGGGCGACCTTGCAAAGGGCAAGACGCTTTCCGCGTTGCGATCCGCCGTCTCGGGCGACAACGACGTCGTGAAACGAAACGCCGAGCAGTATCTCGAAGCCATAGGCTTTCTGGCCAGTCCGGCGACGGCCGAAAAATTGATCAGCGAGGTCGTCGCCGCCGGGCTGCCGCCTGCATCCCCATCGCTTAGCCTGTTGCGCCTCAACGCGGCGCTGGGCGGAAATCCAACCAGATGA